A stretch of Blautia liquoris DNA encodes these proteins:
- a CDS encoding DUF1351 domain-containing protein, with amino-acid sequence MELRIMSPQENDFIKEIQWNNEELKQEITATMQEYKSLAFTEENIKDAKADRAKLNKLRTAFEDERKKIKKQCMEPYTKFEKQVKEIVSLIDEPIALIDSQIKEVDDQKKAQKQKDIEELFGSLGFQNFVTLDKIFDSKWLNASVAMSKIEEQMKSQMFQIGHELETIRKLPEFAFEAKELYKKTLDMNQAIQEGQRLAEIQKRKLAYEAEQKAKEEELKRQTELRQKETATQKAQEKSKSVTESKKEDNSENSPESQQDQKTDPIMSIDFRAWGTREQLMGIRQYMLDNNIKFGKAE; translated from the coding sequence ATGGAACTGAGAATTATGAGTCCACAGGAAAATGACTTTATAAAAGAAATCCAGTGGAATAATGAGGAACTGAAGCAGGAAATTACCGCAACAATGCAGGAATACAAGAGCCTGGCTTTTACAGAGGAGAATATTAAGGACGCAAAAGCAGACCGAGCAAAGCTGAACAAGCTGCGAACAGCCTTTGAGGATGAGCGTAAGAAGATCAAGAAACAGTGCATGGAACCATACACCAAGTTCGAAAAACAGGTAAAAGAAATCGTTTCATTGATAGATGAACCCATTGCTTTAATTGATTCACAGATCAAAGAAGTTGACGACCAGAAGAAAGCTCAAAAGCAGAAAGATATTGAAGAGTTGTTTGGATCCCTTGGTTTTCAAAACTTTGTTACTCTGGATAAAATATTTGACTCGAAATGGCTAAATGCATCAGTGGCGATGTCAAAGATTGAGGAGCAGATGAAGAGCCAGATGTTTCAGATCGGACATGAGCTTGAAACAATCCGGAAGCTTCCGGAATTTGCTTTTGAAGCAAAGGAGCTATATAAGAAAACACTGGACATGAATCAGGCAATCCAGGAAGGCCAGAGGCTGGCAGAGATACAGAAACGGAAGCTTGCTTACGAGGCAGAGCAGAAAGCCAAGGAGGAAGAGCTCAAGCGTCAAACGGAACTGAGACAGAAAGAGACAGCAACACAGAAAGCTCAGGAAAAATCGAAATCGGTTACAGAATCAAAGAAAGAAGACAATTCAGAGAATTCTCCGGAGTCTCAGCAGGATCAGAAGACAGATCCAATCATGAGCATTGATTTCAGAGCATGGGGCACAAGAGAACAGCTGATGGGGATCCGTCAGTACATGTTAGATAACAACATCAAATTTGGGAAGGCGGAATAA
- a CDS encoding recombinase RecT yields the protein MAVQNSLAKKKQQKTGMATYLTQDAVKRQINSIVGGKNGARFISSIVSAVQTTPTLQECTNPSILSAALLGEALNLSPSPQLGQFYMVPYNNRKTGQKEAQFQLGYKGYLQLAERSGYYKKLNVLEIKDGELIRYDPLEEEIEVDLIEDDVVREEMPTIGYYAMFEYANGFRKTMYWSKKKMLAHADRYSQAFHLNAVENSNPKRSRVSFEDFENGNFPKGDEWKYSSFWYQDFDGMAKKTMLRQLISKWGIMSIDLQNAFEKDMAVIKDDGQPDYVDNEPQDDDVVEDQEYKESQPQEAQKQPEQTPQEKDQGQQMSMEDAFFN from the coding sequence ATGGCAGTACAGAACAGTTTAGCAAAGAAGAAGCAGCAGAAGACAGGAATGGCAACATACCTAACACAGGATGCGGTCAAAAGACAGATAAATAGCATCGTAGGTGGAAAAAATGGAGCACGTTTCATCTCCAGTATTGTATCAGCAGTACAGACGACACCAACGTTGCAGGAGTGTACGAACCCCAGTATCTTATCGGCGGCGCTTCTGGGAGAGGCATTAAATCTTTCCCCTTCCCCACAGCTGGGGCAATTCTACATGGTGCCATACAATAACCGCAAAACCGGGCAGAAGGAAGCACAGTTTCAACTTGGATATAAAGGGTATCTGCAATTGGCCGAGAGATCCGGATACTACAAGAAGCTGAATGTTCTGGAAATCAAAGATGGAGAGCTGATCCGGTATGATCCCCTGGAAGAAGAAATTGAGGTGGATCTGATCGAGGATGATGTGGTTCGTGAGGAAATGCCAACTATCGGATACTATGCGATGTTCGAGTATGCGAACGGGTTTCGAAAGACGATGTACTGGTCAAAGAAAAAGATGCTGGCACATGCGGACCGCTACAGCCAGGCATTCCACCTAAACGCCGTAGAGAACAGCAATCCAAAGCGCAGCAGGGTTTCCTTTGAAGATTTCGAGAACGGGAATTTTCCAAAAGGTGATGAATGGAAGTATTCATCGTTCTGGTACCAGGACTTTGATGGAATGGCAAAGAAAACGATGTTGAGACAATTGATCAGTAAATGGGGCATTATGAGTATTGATCTCCAGAACGCATTTGAAAAGGACATGGCAGTGATCAAAGATGATGGACAACCTGATTACGTCGATAACGAACCACAGGATGATGATGTGGTAGAAGATCAGGAATACAAAGAATCACAGCCACAGGAAGCACAGAAACAGCCCGAACAGACACCTCAGGAAAAAGATCAGGGGCAGCAGATGAGCATGGAAGACGCATTCTTTAATTGA
- a CDS encoding RusA family crossover junction endodeoxyribonuclease, translated as MENKLMSAGSRVPADGKDKTMGSIIFKVPGKPQGKARARTGYNPKVGKVTSYTPGKTVLYENYIKACYMQTTDVMFDHEEPLSVCINACFEPTKSTSKKQRKRMLNGEVLPTKKPDVDNIVKAVLDALNGLAYKDDTQVINVTANKIYGERAFTEVTIVSIEK; from the coding sequence ATGGAAAATAAACTTATGTCTGCCGGATCACGAGTGCCGGCAGACGGAAAGGACAAGACAATGGGAAGCATTATATTTAAAGTCCCGGGAAAGCCTCAGGGCAAGGCCAGGGCAAGAACTGGATACAATCCAAAGGTTGGTAAGGTAACATCGTATACACCTGGTAAGACGGTTTTGTATGAGAATTACATAAAGGCCTGCTATATGCAGACAACAGATGTAATGTTTGATCACGAGGAACCTCTTTCAGTATGTATCAATGCATGCTTTGAGCCTACCAAGAGTACATCAAAAAAGCAGCGTAAAAGAATGTTGAATGGAGAAGTCCTTCCTACGAAGAAACCGGATGTCGATAATATTGTAAAAGCAGTGTTGGATGCACTAAATGGATTGGCTTATAAAGATGATACTCAGGTTATAAATGTTACAGCAAATAAAATTTATGGAGAAAGGGCCTTTACAGAGGTAACGATTGTAAGCATAGAAAAGTAG
- a CDS encoding DUF4373 domain-containing protein: MARPRQKGNQYFCLDVDFFSDKKIKILKARYGADGITLYMYLLCEIYKSGYYLEIDQDYTFIISDDLNMNCDKVKQVLTFLLERSMFDKQLFQSDAVLTSAGIQRRYQLMVKSRAIKNPVKIERYWLLSKEETETFIKVNSSINNSMNNDNYSKNNDSSSENNATKESKGKERKVKEKKHIETAAPTNLFNNQSLEDAFQLFITCRKQHSQKLSAEQIKLLRQELSSMGADDKERIEIANKATVSGWKSFYPLKNSSGKNQPSKNNKFNNFHQRDYDYEKLESQLLNK; encoded by the coding sequence ATGGCAAGACCCAGGCAAAAGGGTAACCAGTACTTTTGTTTGGACGTGGACTTTTTCTCAGATAAAAAGATCAAGATATTGAAAGCACGGTATGGCGCAGATGGAATTACTCTCTACATGTACCTGCTGTGTGAGATTTATAAAAGTGGATATTATTTAGAAATAGATCAGGATTATACGTTCATTATTTCAGACGATCTGAATATGAACTGCGATAAGGTGAAGCAGGTTTTGACATTCTTATTGGAACGGTCGATGTTTGATAAACAGCTTTTTCAGTCGGACGCTGTCTTAACCTCAGCCGGAATACAAAGACGGTATCAGCTCATGGTTAAAAGCAGGGCCATTAAAAATCCCGTCAAAATTGAAAGGTACTGGCTTCTTTCAAAAGAAGAAACGGAAACCTTTATTAAAGTGAACTCTTCTATAAATAATTCCATGAATAATGATAATTATTCTAAGAATAACGATTCAAGTTCCGAGAATAATGCCACAAAGGAAAGTAAAGGAAAAGAAAGGAAAGTAAAAGAAAAGAAACATATAGAGACAGCTGCGCCGACCAACTTATTTAATAATCAGTCGCTCGAAGATGCCTTTCAGTTATTTATCACTTGTAGGAAGCAACATAGTCAAAAGTTGTCAGCAGAACAGATTAAGTTATTACGACAAGAATTATCATCTATGGGTGCTGATGACAAGGAAAGAATAGAAATAGCAAACAAAGCTACTGTAAGCGGATGGAAAAGCTTTTATCCTTTGAAAAATTCATCCGGAAAAAACCAGCCATCAAAAAATAATAAATTCAATAACTTTCATCAGCGAGACTATGACTATGAAAAATTGGAGTCTCAGTTGTTGAACAAATAG
- a CDS encoding Rha family transcriptional regulator, with the protein MVKRLESKYIDSREVAEMVGKEHSKLMRDIRNYTDQFNQSNIGFVDFFAASSYTDGKGEERPCYRITKKGCEFIAHKLTGIKGTEFTAKYIDRFHEMEDTISHGFDLSQLSPELQAIFAHDKKIQLVMGHMETHERRIDHLENTMTIDYGQQKAINDKHHCVGIEAMGGKRSAAYKNRKLRDRVFRTIWRDYKDYFEIASYKDTPTTQFDEAIEYLGTWAPDTNLKMEIWKNNREVA; encoded by the coding sequence ATGGTTAAGAGATTAGAGAGCAAATATATTGACAGCCGAGAAGTGGCTGAAATGGTAGGAAAAGAACATAGCAAACTGATGCGGGATATAAGGAATTACACTGATCAATTTAACCAGTCCAATATTGGATTCGTTGATTTCTTCGCTGCTTCGTCGTATACAGATGGAAAAGGTGAAGAGCGTCCGTGCTACAGGATCACGAAGAAAGGTTGTGAATTTATAGCACATAAATTGACCGGAATCAAAGGTACAGAGTTCACGGCTAAGTACATCGATCGTTTCCATGAGATGGAGGATACAATATCGCACGGATTTGACCTCTCACAGCTATCTCCGGAGCTTCAGGCTATATTTGCCCATGACAAGAAGATTCAGCTGGTTATGGGCCACATGGAGACACATGAGCGGCGGATTGATCACCTGGAAAATACAATGACCATTGATTATGGTCAACAGAAGGCTATCAACGACAAACATCACTGTGTAGGCATTGAGGCAATGGGAGGCAAACGTTCCGCAGCATATAAGAACAGAAAGCTCAGAGACAGGGTATTCCGTACGATCTGGAGGGATTACAAGGATTACTTTGAGATCGCGTCGTATAAAGATACTCCTACAACTCAGTTTGATGAAGCTATTGAGTACCTGGGAACATGGGCCCCTGATACAAATCTGAAAATGGAGATATGGAAGAATAACAGGGAGGTGGCGTAA